One region of Erwinia tracheiphila genomic DNA includes:
- a CDS encoding Trm112 family protein, producing MDHRLLEIVACPVCHGKLYYIKDQQELICKPDGLAYPVRDGIPVLLETQARSLRPEESHP from the coding sequence ATGGATCACCGATTACTCGAAATAGTTGCCTGCCCTGTTTGTCACGGAAAGCTTTATTACATCAAAGACCAGCAAGAACTCATCTGTAAACCTGACGGTCTGGCTTATCCCGTTCGTGACGGCATTCCTGTTTTGTTAGAAACACAAGCGCGTTCACTTCGTCCTGAAGAGAGCCATCCATGA
- a CDS encoding IS481 family transposase, with protein MIHTNNPIIKHKAGLLNLAEELGNVSKACKIMGVSRDTFYRYQELAAEGGIDALINQNRRVPNLKNRADEATERAVVEYAVEFPAHGQHRTSNELRKKGVFISGSGVRSIWQRHDLENFRKRLKALEEKVAREGIVLTDAQIAALEKKAHDDEASGEIETAHPGYLGSQDTFYVGNLKGVGRIYQQTFVDTYSKVAHCKLYTSKTPITAADLLNDRVLPFYEAQGLPMLRILTDRGTEYCGKVEQHDYQLYLAINDIDHTKTKAMSPQTNGICERFHKTILQDFYQVTFRKKLYEDLESLQTDLDNGLWHYNNERTHQGKMCCGRTPMATLLDGKRVWAEKNLNQM; from the coding sequence ATGATTCATACTAACAATCCCATCATCAAACACAAAGCCGGCCTGCTCAATCTCGCCGAAGAACTCGGTAACGTATCAAAAGCCTGCAAGATCATGGGCGTGTCACGCGACACGTTTTACCGTTATCAGGAACTGGCTGCTGAAGGCGGCATCGATGCGCTGATTAACCAGAACCGCCGCGTCCCCAACCTGAAGAACCGCGCCGACGAAGCCACTGAACGCGCTGTTGTTGAATATGCCGTTGAGTTCCCGGCCCACGGGCAACACCGGACCAGTAATGAGCTGCGTAAAAAAGGCGTGTTTATCTCCGGTAGCGGCGTGCGCTCCATCTGGCAACGGCACGACCTGGAGAACTTCCGTAAACGCCTGAAGGCACTTGAGGAAAAGGTCGCCAGAGAAGGCATCGTGCTTACCGACGCTCAAATCGCAGCGCTGGAGAAGAAGGCCCACGATGACGAGGCCAGCGGAGAAATCGAAACTGCTCACCCGGGTTATCTCGGGTCGCAGGACACCTTCTACGTGGGCAATCTGAAAGGTGTGGGTCGTATCTACCAGCAGACGTTCGTGGATACGTACTCGAAAGTGGCACACTGCAAGCTGTATACGAGTAAAACGCCGATCACCGCCGCAGACCTGCTCAATGATCGCGTACTGCCGTTCTACGAGGCTCAGGGACTGCCGATGCTGAGGATCCTGACCGACAGGGGAACGGAGTACTGTGGTAAGGTGGAGCAGCATGATTACCAGCTGTATCTGGCCATCAACGATATCGACCATACAAAAACGAAGGCGATGTCTCCGCAGACGAACGGCATCTGCGAGCGCTTCCATAAAACTATTTTGCAGGATTTTTATCAGGTTACGTTCCGTAAGAAGTTATACGAAGACCTGGAGAGCCTGCAAACGGATCTGGACAACGGGTTGTGGCATTACAATAATGAGCGAACTCATCAGGGAAAAATGTGCTGCGGGCGTACGCCAATGGCCACGTTACTTGATGGTAAACGAGTCTGGGCAGAAAAAAATCTGAACCAGATGTAA
- a CDS encoding IS4 family transposase, protein MELSQALGIINAATPERARSLADLIPPELIQQALTLTDTVTLRKRKLSLESMIWLVVGMSIFCDRPMTEIVNLMDITDRTGAPFTARSAVIQRRKTLGENAVRELFDITQQHWNQQAAHPKWHGLNLFAVDGVVWRTADTPENRAVFSKHSSQYGEGGYPQVRMVCLMELSSHLIAASAFDSEKVSEMRLAEHLTEKTPNNSITLFDKGFYSMGLLHHWQTAGEHRHWLLPLKKHVQYQVVRRLGRGDELICLKTSPRARKQWPGVPEEMVARLLTRRVDGKERQVLTSLTDPNRYPGKDISELYRHRWEIELGYREAKQGMLDSRWTLRSRLPELVRQELWGVLLAYNLVRYQMVQMAFHLKGDYLPYQLSFSGAISEIIRMLITLPWASPGKMPGELRTLYEQAKWLVLPGRRERSYPRELRVKSRKYPDKKVAGHLKCTSSDLI, encoded by the coding sequence ATGGAACTTTCCCAGGCCCTCGGCATCATCAATGCCGCCACTCCTGAGCGCGCCCGTAGTCTCGCCGACCTTATTCCTCCCGAGCTTATTCAGCAGGCGCTCACCCTGACCGATACCGTTACTTTGCGTAAACGTAAACTTTCCCTCGAATCCATGATTTGGCTTGTCGTTGGGATGTCCATTTTTTGCGATCGTCCGATGACCGAAATCGTCAATCTGATGGATATTACTGACCGGACCGGAGCTCCTTTTACCGCACGCAGCGCTGTCATTCAGCGCCGTAAGACTCTGGGTGAAAATGCAGTGCGGGAGCTTTTTGATATCACACAGCAGCACTGGAATCAGCAGGCTGCACATCCAAAATGGCACGGTCTGAATCTGTTTGCTGTCGACGGCGTGGTCTGGCGTACCGCCGATACGCCGGAAAACAGAGCCGTCTTCAGTAAACACAGCAGCCAGTACGGCGAAGGCGGCTATCCTCAGGTGCGAATGGTTTGTCTGATGGAGCTGAGCAGCCATCTGATCGCCGCCAGTGCATTCGACAGTGAAAAAGTCAGTGAAATGCGGCTGGCTGAACACCTGACGGAGAAAACCCCGAATAACAGTATCACCCTGTTCGATAAGGGATTTTATTCGATGGGTCTGCTTCATCACTGGCAGACAGCAGGAGAACACCGTCACTGGTTGTTGCCGTTGAAAAAACACGTACAGTATCAGGTGGTTCGCCGTTTGGGGCGTGGAGATGAACTGATATGCCTGAAAACCAGTCCACGAGCCAGGAAGCAATGGCCAGGGGTCCCGGAAGAAATGGTGGCAAGACTGCTGACCCGCAGGGTAGACGGTAAAGAGAGGCAGGTGCTGACGTCACTGACAGACCCGAATCGCTATCCGGGTAAAGATATCAGCGAGCTATATCGCCACCGCTGGGAAATAGAACTGGGCTACCGGGAAGCAAAGCAGGGTATGCTGGACAGCCGGTGGACATTACGCAGTCGCCTGCCGGAGCTGGTGAGACAGGAGCTATGGGGGGTACTGCTGGCTTATAACCTGGTGCGATATCAGATGGTGCAGATGGCGTTCCATCTGAAAGGAGATTACCTGCCTTACCAGCTGAGCTTCAGTGGAGCGATAAGCGAAATAATCCGGATGCTGATAACCCTGCCCTGGGCTTCGCCGGGAAAAATGCCGGGAGAACTGAGAACCCTGTATGAACAGGCGAAATGGCTTGTGTTACCGGGTAGAAGAGAGCGAAGTTACCCGAGAGAGTTGAGGGTAAAGAGCAGGAAATATCCGGATAAAAAGGTTGCTGGTCACCTTAAGTGTACTAGCTCAGACCTGATCTGA